The DNA sequence AGATCACTAACAGGGGCGGCAATGTCAATCCAACAGGGGTAGGTTTTACAAAAGATGGCCAGAATACTGCCTACAATCATGCTATACCTCAAGATGTTCATTTTGATATCGTTTTGGCTCAAGTCGAGGGTAGCGGTGTAGAAAGTGGTATCGGCGTTTTTCTCGGGAGTTTTGGAATTGGTTCGAAAGCAAAATCTGATGCACAAAATGCGTCGACGAGTAAAATTCAGTTTACTATTCCACTTATGCTTCCCCCGGGCAATTCCGTTCGATGAACATAGAATATGAAATTTCTATTCTCTTTCACCGTGTATCTTTTTCGACTTACACTCTTTAAAGTTGTATTTTCATCAAACTCACTCAATAAATATGATCCATCTGGCGCCCTCCATTCTTTCTGCTGATTTCACGCAGCTTCACGAACAGATTCGTCTGGTGGAAAACGCGGGCGCGGACTGGATTCATTGCGATGTGATGGACGGCCATTTTGTGCCCAACATCAGCTTTGGTCCGCTGGTCGTCGCGGCAGCGCGGCGCTGCACCAAACTGCCATTGGATGTTCATCTCATGATTGAGCAGCCGGAAGATTATATTTCAGCGTTTCGCGCTGCCGGCGCCGATCGCATCACTGTGCATGTCGAAGCTTGCCGGCATTTACATCGCGTGGTGGATCAAATTCACGAAACCGGTGCGGCTGCCGGCGTCGCGCTGAATCCCGCCACTTCTCTCACCGCCATCGAAGAAATCCTGCATGACATCGATTTGTTGCTGCTCATGACCGTCAATCCCGGTTTTGGCGGACAAACCCTTATTGACAACACTCTCTCCAAAATCCAGCGCGCGCGTCAAATGATTCATGCCAGCCGACGCGCCATCTTTCTGGAAGTTGACGGCGGCATTGATCTGCAAACCACGCCCGCAGTTGTCAAAGCCGGCGCTGACGTGCTCGTGGCCGGCACCTCGATCTTCGGCGCAAAAGATATTGGCGCAGCTTGTGCGGCATTGAAAAAAGCCGCCTGGAATGCGACGTTGGTGGAGGTGTAAGTGGGACAGAGTAATAGCGTCCCAGTAAGGGAGGCCGCAAGCGACTCGCGAAATTATCGGTGATGATTCGGATCAGCTCAACGAAACTACACTTCTATCCACGCGAGCTGAGATTTATAATGGCACGGCAAATCGGTATCGGTCAAAGTATCCTGATGGCCAATAAGGAAAGGGCGTTATCATTTTCCATCAAATGCGCCTTGTATTTGATCGCCGAAGAGGTTGTTTGCTGGTCTTTGAAGGCCTGGTTTGAAAATGGAGATTGACCCGTGTAGACATGTATACCCCTCTCAGCAAATACGACAGGAAAATGCGTTTTGCCAGTTTTTGTCTCAGCCGCTTTGCGAACGTCTGCAATAATTTTTCCGGAGGCGATCACTTGTTTATCAACTACTGCCACCCAAAGATTGGGATAGGCTGCGGCAATTTCTGCGATATGCGCGTTTGCCCAATCATTGTCCTCCCAATACTCTCGCGGCGTCGGAGGAACTGGTGGAAAGGCTTGATTTGGCATGTTCGTATCTCCCATACTATTTTTCCCGTTTGAACGGACGCAAAGTAAGCATAGACTCGTAACGCTGCAGCAAGAATTATTGCACAAAATTCAGCTTAATCACTCTGCTGAGCTTCTCCCTCCCATTCGTTTCAGCCAGGATGCGCAAAAAATATTCGCCGCTGGTGATGGTAACGCCTGCGTCATTTTTTCCCCCCCAACTTAAGCTGTGAACACCCGCCGGATAAGCCCGCGCCGGCCATGTGTACACGCGGCGGCCAAGCATGTCAAAAATCTCCAAGCGAACGGAGGCGGCTGCCGGCAAACCGAAGCGAATCGTGGTAGAGGGATTGAATGGATTGGGATAATTCTGATAAAGAACGAAGTCCCGCGG is a window from the Cytophagia bacterium CHB2 genome containing:
- a CDS encoding ribulose-phosphate 3-epimerase, whose translation is MIHLAPSILSADFTQLHEQIRLVENAGADWIHCDVMDGHFVPNISFGPLVVAAARRCTKLPLDVHLMIEQPEDYISAFRAAGADRITVHVEACRHLHRVVDQIHETGAAAGVALNPATSLTAIEEILHDIDLLLLMTVNPGFGGQTLIDNTLSKIQRARQMIHASRRAIFLEVDGGIDLQTTPAVVKAGADVLVAGTSIFGAKDIGAACAALKKAAWNATLVEV